Proteins encoded by one window of Cannabis sativa cultivar Pink pepper isolate KNU-18-1 chromosome 4, ASM2916894v1, whole genome shotgun sequence:
- the LOC115713791 gene encoding ATP-dependent DNA helicase DDM1 produces the protein MELEEKVIIEASADSPTSVLEEEDACDIKTEVKLEEEIIADAENGDSLLVSKAMLEEEEKLLEARVKEEEEKRNKESETPNLNDSQFTKLDELLTQTQLFSEFLLEKIDDITNNGIEQEPETTEKKKRGGRKRKNATNYNTGKAKRAVAAMLTRSKDDETADDMNLTAEERMEKEQTELVPLLTGGKLKSYQIKGVKWLISLWQNGLNGILADQMGLGKTIQTIGFLAHLKGKGLDGPYLVIAPLSTLSNWMNEFSRFTPSVNAIIFHGDKKQRDEIRRKHMPKAIGPKFPIVITSYEIALAEARKTLRHYNWKYVVVDEGHRLKNSKCKLFKEMKLLPMENKLLLTGTPLQNNLAELWSLLNFILPDIFSSHEEFESWFDLSGKCNGEEGQEEKRRAQVVAKLHSILRPFILRRMKSDVELMLPRKKEIIIYATMTEFQKNFQGHLVNKTLENYLSQEGGHAHCNRGKLNNLVIQLRKNCNHPDLLQGAFDGSYLYPPVEQIVEQCGKFRLLDRLLVKLFARKHKVLIFSQWTKILDIMEYYFSEKGFAVCRIDGSVKLDERRRQIQEFNDLNSEFRIFLLSTRAGGLGINLTAADTCILYDSDWNPQMDLQAMDRCHRIGQTKPVHVYRLATAQSVEGRMLKRAFSKLKLEHVVIGKGQFQLERPAQNSSDVAEEDDLLALLRDEESAEDKLIQTDISDEDLEKVMDRSDLALNTVAVDAEKTNGTAAVYPLKGPGWEVVLPTTSGGMLSSLSS, from the exons ATGGAACTTGAGGAGAAAGTGATTATCGAAGCCTCCGCTGATTCTCCGACTTCGGTGCTTGAGGAAGag GATGCATGTGATATAAAGACTGAGGTAAAATTGGAGGAAGAGATCATTGCTGATGCAGAAAATGGAGATTCCTTGCTCGTATCCAAAGCCATGTTGGAGGAGGAAGAAAAGTTGCTGGAAGCTCGGGTtaaggaagaggaagagaaaagGAACAAAGAGTCAGAAACACCGAACTTGAATGATAGTCAATTTACCAAACTGGATGAGCTTCTGACACAAACCCAACTGTTCTCTGAGTTCTTGCTCGAAAAAATAGATGACATCACAAAT AATGGCATCGAGCAGGAGCCAGAAACCACTGAAAAAAAGAAGAGAGGTGGTAGGAAACGGAAAAATGCTACAAATTACAATACG gggaaggccaagagggcagTTGCAGCTATGCTTACTAGGTCAAAAGACGATGAGACAGCTGATGATATGAATCTCACTGCAGAAGAAAGAATGGAGAAAGAGCAAACAGAACTTGTTCCTTTGTTGACTGGTGGAAAACTAAAATCTTATCAAATTAAAGGTGTGAAGTGGTTGATCTCATTATGGCAAAATGGTCTCAATGGTATACTAGCAGATCAAATGGGACTCGGAAAGACTATTCAAACCATTGGTTTCTTGGCTCATTTAAAAGGGAAGggtttggatgggccctatttAGTGATTGCACCACTTTCTACACTTTCAAATTGGATGAATGAATTTTCAAG GTTTACACCTTCAGTGAATGCTATTATCTTTCATGGTGATAAGAAGCAAAGAGATGAGATCCGTAGGAAGCACATGCCTAAAGCAATTGGCCCTAAATTTCCCATAGTTATTACTTCTTATGAAATAGCATTGGCTGAAGCAAGAAAAACGTTGAGGCATTATAATTGGAAATATGTAGTGGTTGATGAG GGGCACAGGTTGAAAAATTCTAAGTGCAAATTGTTTAAGGAAATGAAATTGTTGCCTATGGAGAACAAGCTTCTATTGACTGGGACACCTTTGCAGAATAATTTGGCAGAGTTGTGGTCATTGTTGAACTTTATTTTGCCTGATATTTTTTCGTCTCATGAAGAATTTGAGTCATG GTTTGATTTGTCTGGAAAATGCAATGGTGAGGAGGGGCAGGAAGAGAAAAGAAGGGCTCAA GTGGTAGCAAAACTGCATTCAATATTGCGTCCTTTTATACTTCGAAGAATGAAGTCTGATGTTGAGTTGATGCTTCCTCGAAAGAAAGAGATCATAATATATGCTACTATGACAGAATTTCAGAAGAATTTTCAGGGTCATCTGGTCAACAAGACATTAGAGAATTATTTATCTCAAGAGGGGGGACatg CTCACTGTAATCGTGGAAAGCTTAACAACTTGGTTATTCAACTTCGGAAGAACTGCAACCATCCTGATCTTTTACAAGGAGCATTTGATGGCTCAT ACTTATATCCACCCGTCGAGCAGATAGTTGAGCAGTGTGGCAAATTTCGTTTGTTGGATCGACTTTTGGTCAAGCTATTTGCTCGGAAGCATAAG GTCTTGATCTTCTCTCAGTGGACTAAGATTTTGGATATAATGGAATATTATTTTAGCGAAAAAGGTTTTGCTGTTTGTCGAATTGACGGCAGTGTGAAACTTGATGAAAGGAGGAGACAG ATTCAGGAGTTCAATGACCTCAATAGCGAATTCAGAATTTTCCTTTTAAGCACCAGAGCTGGTGGGTTGGGTATCAACCTTACAGCTGCTGATACCTGTATCCTCTATGACAGTGATTGG AACCCCCAAATGGATTTGCAAGCCATGGATAGATGCCACAGAATTGGTCAGACCAAGCCTGTTCACGTTTACAGGCTTGCAACAGCTCAATCAGTTGAG GGTCGTATGTTGAAAAGAGCTTTTAGCAAGTTGAAGCTTGAGCACGTGGTGATTGGGAAAGGGCAGTTTCAACTAGAAAGACCAGCTCAGAATAGTTCTGATGTTGCGGAG GAAGATGATCTATTGGCTCTTCTCCGAGATGAAGAAAGTGCAGAAGACAAGTTGAttcaaactgatatcagtgatGAAGATTTGGAAAAGGTGATGGACCGCAGCGATCTGGCTTTGAACACAGTTGCTGTCGATGCAGAGAAGACTAACGGCACAGCTGCAGTATATCCCCTTAAAGGCCCGGGTTGGGAGGTTGTCTTACCTACTACAAGTGGAGGCATGCTTTCTAGTCTTTCTAGTTAA